GCCATCGCTCATAACGGCTGCTTTTTTAATGCGATTATCGAGCTGGCGGATATTTCCTGGCCAGTTGTAGCGTTTCATCAGGACCGTGGCTTGAGGGGAGAACTCCGAGATCGACAACCCGTACTCCTCACCAATGGTTTTGAGGAGAAACCGAGCAATCAACATTAAATCGTCGCCGCGTTCGCGCAAGGGAGGTAAATGGAGACCTACGACATTGAGCCGATAGAAAAGGTCTTCTCGGAAATGACCATTCTGAATTTCGTCTTCAAGCACGCGATTGGTGGCTGAAACAATGCGGATATCGACTTGTTCTGGCTTGGTGCCACCTACTGGGGTGACCTCTTTTTCTTGCAGTGCTCTCAGTATTTTGACCTGAAGCCCAATGGGCATTTCGCCGATCTCATCCAGGAAAAGTGTCCCGCCATTGGCGGCTTGAAAACGGCCTATCTTATTGGCTGTGGCGCCGGTGAAGGCCCCTCGCATATGGCCGAACAATTCACTTTCAAGAAGGTTCTCAGGAATGGCGCCGCTGTTCACCACAACAAAGGGTTTGTCGGCCCGGTTGGAGTGACGGTGGATTTCTTGGGCGATTAATTCTTTACCGGTCCCGGTTTCGCCTGTGATTAAAACAGAGATATCCGTCGGTGCGACCTTCCGTATCTTTTTGAAGATGTCTTCCATCTCAGGGGAGGCACCGATGATTTGACCAAATCGCTTGGCTTTGATGGTTTGCCGAAGTTTGTCGTTATCTTGCCGTAGGTCCTTGAGAAGAAGAGCGTTGCGGATAAGCAAAGAGGCTTGAGATGCAAACACGGTGACGCCAGATAAGATGGCCGCATCAAAGAGGTTCGTGAACTGGTTACTTCCCAGGTAAATCAAACCCATGAGTTCGCCGTCTTCAAGCAGTGGCGCGCAGAGAACCGAGCAGATTTTAAGATTCATAACGGAGCGGCTTGAGGAAAATTCGTGGTCGTTTAAGGCATCACTTACGATAAGCGCTTGGCGTTCTTTAATGACCTTTTCGAGAATGCTGTCTGAGAGTTCGTTCAGCGCATCCTCTAAGTCTTCTTGGGCTATATTTCGCGCAACTTGGACGGATGGGGCGCCGTTATCGAAAAGAATTAGAAATCCTTTGTCGGCTGCGCTGAGTTCGATCACAGCGTCCATAAGCTTCGTAAGGAGTTCATCCACGGTGGAGGTATGCATCAACATCTCGGAGAACCTGACGATTTCCCGGTAGGCATCCATCGTCGATTTTTCTTCAACACTCGCATTGTCCGAGGGTTCGATGGCCGACGTCAAAAATTTCATCACGACATCACCGATTTGAACTGTGTCTCCGTCGGCCAGGTTGGCTTTCTTCGATTTTTTACCATTGACCAAGATGGTGCGACCTCGTCCGAGGGATGCGATCACGTAGCTTTCACCATCACGGGTGATATGGGCATGGTCGGTGGCAATATTCTCACCCACTAGATGGATATCCGCACCTGCGGCTGAGCCAATGCGCGTGATGCTCCGATAGAGGTCAAATCGCTGGTCTTTATTCTCCGTCACTAAGAGCGGCACAGATATTCTCCTTGGATGATACGAACATATGGCGACCTCGGCCGAGCCACAAGAGCTTCTATGACGTCTAGAAATCGAACCCAAGCTGAAAAGTGCCTGAGACCTCTGCTGCTGGCGAGGTAGGCATCGCTGCCGAACTGAGAGGGCGCGTAATGGTGGGCTGAAAATGAAGTCTGGCTTGGAAAACACCAATGCTCCAGGTTACGCCGAAGAGCGTCGCGCTGGCATATTGGAGAACCATCAATTTTTGGATGGCCTCAGGAGAGTCCGCGCTATAGCGCGCCAAGAAATATGCCGCGATATTGAGGGCAAGCAGTGCAGCCTCTGTGGCCGCGAACAATGTCCCAAGCCCGGTGTCACCATTTTGGAATTGGCCAACACCGAAGGGCAGAAACGTTGCGAAATCACTTCGCTCGATAATTTGGACGGAGGCCGGTGGAGCAGCTGACCCACCAGAGGGGTTCGCAGTGGGGGTTACGGTCGGATTGACCTTTTGCTCTCTGATTTCAGCAAGTTGAGGCTCTAGCTGCCTCCGCACGTTTTCAAAAGCTTCAATCACGGGTGGCGGGATGGAGAATGGGTCCAGCCTATGGTCTGGGTTTAAGTAGAGAACTTTCGCGAATTCAGCAGCGACTTGTTCGAACCGGTCCGTGAGGTAATAGCACAAGCCCAGAAGCTCGCGTGCCTCAATCACTTGGCTCTCGGAGCTTAAGCGCATCGGATAAAGCAGGTCTTGAAGCTGAAGAATGGCTTCCTCATAGTTTCCATAGGCGTATTCATTGCCGGCACGCCGTAGCTCTGCGTCCACATCCACAGTGTTCACCGTTTGGGCGAGCATGACCAATCCGAGCAGAGTACCTAACATTACTTATAGCAATTACTAGGGCTGGTCGGGGACTGCAACATCCTTGCGCTGTCCCGCGTAAAACTCGACTGCTTGTTGGAAGATAACTTCGCCGCCATTTTCGACCGAAAGCCGGTGTGTAAAACGTCCTTTACCACGAGGCAATGGCACGAGAATTGGGTCCCCGCGGGTTAACGAGTTAAGCGGGTAAGTACGTCCAGCGATTCGAACCAAAGAGCCGTTTGGGGCACCAGCCAAATACAACAGAGCATCTTTAGGCTTCAAGCGGATGACGATGGGGGTGGTATTTGGCGGAAGCTCCTCGGTTACCTCAAGCGCCATTTCTTTTGGTTGTGCGTCGTTATTTGTAAATTTAAGAGTATGGGAGCCATAGGGTACTGAAAGCTCGAATTTACCGAATTTGTTGCTCGCAACCCGTTCGCCATTGAGATCTACGTGGGCCCAGCCGCCATCCGTGAGAAAGGTTAGAAGGCGAGTCTCGGTAGGCTCTTCCGGGACAGCACTTGGCTTTGCTTGCGCCGAGATAGGCTCTAAAGCCGGACGTAGGTCTCCCGCGGGCTGCGCTGCCATACTCTTTACCTTCACGCTAAGTCTCACCGGATCGACAGGCCCTTCTTCATAGACCGTGAATGATTTGGTGTCGGAATCGAGAGGACCTTTAAATATTACTGTGTGGTCACCTGGCATAACCAGGGTGGCAAAACTGTTAAAAATGCCATCTGCGACAAGCTCTCCATCGACCAGTAGGTCGCCTCGGCCTTCTAAAAAGAAGGAAACGCTTCGCCTCTTTACGGTTTCTACTTTGTCTTCGACCTTCGTCAGCAAGTCGCCCGCATTGAGTGCTTGAGGGGCTTCCAGGGTTGTGGGAGATAGGCTTGGAAGACGGCTGGCTACGAATATCCCAGATGCAATAATTACTGCGACCGAGGCCAGGGCCAGTAAGAACCGTTTACCGACATGACGTTTTTCAAGCGACGCCATCATCTTTCTAACTTCAGGATGCTCGGGTTGGCTGCTTAGTACCCGGTCAAAATGTTCCAATGCCGTTCCGGTATGGCCGTTCTCAAGTGAAATCTTGCCAAGCTCGAAGTAGCGTCCAGGTAGCTCTTGATTGAGCTCTTCTGAGAATATCGCGCGATCTTTAAGCGCATCCTTCAGGTGCAGTTGGCCACCCTCGGGGATACCGGCCTGAGCCAATACGGCGTCAATATCAGCGCGCAATGAATCGGCTGTTGGGTAGCGCTCATCTGGGTTGTGGGCCATGCATCGGTGAATAATTCTCGCGATATTGGAATGGATGGTGTGGTTTAATTTTCCAGCTGGTTCGCACACACCTTTGGAGATCGCATGCAGTAATGCCGCTGGTGAGTCGCCCCGGAAGGGCAATACGCCCGTAGTTAGTTGATAAAGCATAGCGCCAAAAGAAAAAATGTCGGCGCGATGATCGGTGGCTTCCCCCGAAATATACTCAGGTGCCATAAAGGCGGGCGAGCCAAGAAGTGTGCCCGTCATAGTCATCGTTTGCTTGTCGACCATCCGTGCAATCCCGAAATCCGTCAGTTTGATCGAGCCCTTGTGACCGATCAGAATATTTTCAGGCTTAAGATCACGGTGAATGATCCCGGCTTGGTGAGCATGCTGAAGCGCATCCGCGATGGGCCTAGCAATGAGTAACGCGAATTCTGGTGGAGAAAACTTACCCTGATCCGCTGTGACCGCGCTGAGTGCATAGCCGTCCACCAGCTCCATTACGATGAATAACTTGTCCGCTTCTTCTCCTGCATAATCAAGAACCTTAATTATATTAGGGTGTTGAAGTTGTGCGACCGCGAGTGCCTCACGATGGAATCTAATCTTAGCGTCTTGGTTTTGAGCTAGGTAATCGTGCATCACCTTGATGGCTACGGTCCGCTGGAGTTTCGGGTCGGTGGCCCGGTAAACCACGCTCATGCCGCCCTTACCGAGAACCGACTCAATTTTGTACCGCCCTAGAAGGGCTCCAACGCTAACGGATGACATGCATTATCCAGGTTTTGGGGGCCGTGCTTGATCATAAGAAGGGCTAGGCCTCAGGTCAACGCACGCTGAGCCGCGCGATAACAATCATTTCAACGATTTACCACCGGGGCCGTTAAATAGTTCGAGCGTGATATGGGGACCATATTGCTTGACAGGTTGTAGTCCCGATAGTAAACCGCGCGTTCTCGAAGGTTTTATATAGCTTGAGAGTTTAGGCGCGTAGCTCAGTGGTAGAGCACTACATTGACACTGTAGGGGTCGACAGTTCAATTCTGTCCGTGCCTACCACCTCTGATTCGCTCTTGTAGAAAGGGTTTCAGCTTGTCACTGAGACCACATACTTTCGCAAGCACAGAGGTTGGTAGCCGTAGGCGTACATAAGTAGACGTTATGGCGAGTGAATCTCACTTGACCGTCTCGAATTCTTCGTGGTACACCCGGCCGCCGCTGACCCGTGTTGTCAAAAAAGGGAACACAGTCAGGTTAGTCCAGACGCAATGAAGCCAAGGACTACAAAAGAGTGAACTTTTTCAGGAGGGGCACGCCATCGCACGCGGTGAACAGCAGAGGAGTCGGCCACCCGCAGGGCCACGCTTAAACAGAAGAATCAGGGCTCGAGAGATTCGAGTTATTGATCCTGAGGGGAATCAGTTGGGAATTATGCCACCTGATTTAGCGTTGGCAAAGGCTGAGGATCTTGGATTGGACCTTGTAGAGGTTTCTCCAGAGTCTCGACCACCAGTTTGTCGAATCATGGATTACGGCAAATTCAAATATGCGCAAAAGAAGAAGACTTCCGAAGCGCGTAAGAGCCAAGCAAGTACCTCCGTAAAGGAAGTAAAGTTTCGACCGAAAATCGAAGAACATGATTATGTCTTCAAGGTTGAACGTATTAAGAAATTCCTGGGTACAGGTGCTAAGGCTAAGGTTACGATGATGTTTCGTGGCCGAGAAATTACGAGGCAAGACATTGCCAGAGATATTCTTCGGCGAATAGCTGAAGATGTGAAAGAAGTAGGCTCAATTGAGTCTACGCCTAAGCTTGAAGGTCGCAACATGATTATGATTGTTGCCCCAAACAAGACGAACTAGGAGGCTATCATGGCCAAGATTAAGATGAAGACAAAGCGCGCAGCTGCGAAGCGTTACAAACTCACCGGAAAAGGACGAGTGAAAGTTGGCCGTAAAGGTAAAGCTCACTTGTTTACTGGTAAGTCTCGCAAAGTATTGCGTCAGAAGTGTGGAACGTTATTGCTATGTAAGGCCGATGAGCCTATGGCGAAAAGCCTGTTACCATACGGTTGAGTAGTTAAGCTGGCAAAAGAATTGTCGGCATGTGAAGGAGGGCGTTATGCCTCGCACTAAAGGTGGATATAAAACTCGAGTACGACGTAAGCGTACACTCAAAAGAGCTAAAGGCTTTTTTGGTGCCCGTCGTAAACTCTATGCGGTAGCCCGCGAAACTGTTGACCGCGCATTAGCATTTGCTTTTGTTGGTCGTAAACAAAAGAAGCGTGTTTATCGCGCTCTTTGGATTCAGCGTATCAACGCGGCAGTTCGTCCCTTGGAACTCAATTACAGTAAGTTCATGCACGGCCTCAAGGTTGGTGGAATTGAACTGGATCGCCGTGCTTTGGCTGATCTCGCTGTTAACGAGCCAAAAGCGTTTGCTGCAGTTGTCGGTCTAGCAAAGCAAAACCTGGCATAATTTAAGCAAATCGGCTCTTCCTCCCCGGGCTACGAGCATTCTCGTTCCTAGTCCGGGCGCAGATGTGTGGTGGCATGGAGCTCCAACAAGAGTTAAAGCGAATCGAGCGTTCAGCTGTTCAGAAGGCGCGTCGCGCCAAGACGAACGATGCTGTAGCGAAGTTGCGCGCCGAGACCGTCGGTAAAAAGGGAGCCTTAGGTTCCATGATGCGTTCTCTGAGGGAAATCCCCAAAGAAGAGCGTCCCGAAGCTGGTCAGCGTATTAACAAAGTCAAAACCAAGATCGAAGCAGCCCTGATAGATGCCGTAAAGCGTCTCGATGATGCTCGTGAACTGGCCGAACTTGAGGCCGGTGGCTGTGATGTAACACTGCCCGGGCGATGGAATTACCCAGGCGCTGCGCACCCGCTCGCTCAAGTTCAAGAAGACATCCTCGATGCTTTGAAGAGCATCGGTTTTTCTGTGGCAGATGGTCCATTGATTGAGCACGATTGGTATAATTTCGAGGCGTTGAATATGCCTCCTGATCATCCAGCTCGTGATATGCAGGATACGTTTTTTATCGCAGAAAACGTGGTGTTGCGTACTCATACATCCAATGTGCAAATACGAACGATGAAGAAGCGAAAGCCTCCTGTTCGGATTGTAGCACCGGGAATGGTCTTTCGTAACGACGACGTTGACCCAACACACTCTCCGGTATTTCACCAAATCGAAGGTCTCTGGATTGATGAGAAGGCAACCTTCGCCGATCTCAAAGGTGTTTTAAAGCAGCTTGCAATCCGTCTCTTTGGACCAGATGCTGAACTCCGATTTAGGCCAAGTTTTTTCCCGTTCACCGAGCCGTCCGCTGAAGTTGACGTCATGTTTCATTCAGAGAAACGAAGTGGATGGTTGGAAATTCTCGGCGCGGGAATGGTAGATCCTGCGGTACTTGAAGCAGTCGGGTATGACCCAGATGAAGTTCAAGGATTTGCGTTTGGCCTTGGAGTGGAACGTATCGCAATGCTCCGTTGGGGCATCGATGATATTCGCCTCTTCTACGAAAATGACCTACGATTCCTGGACCAGTTTAACGGCCGATGAACAGTCGACTACCTGTCGCGCCTTCCCGTCTCAACCTAAAGGACCCTGAGTATGCAAGTAAGTCTTGAATGGCTCTCTGAGTTTGTTGACTTGCCTCCACTGGAGGAACTCTCCAAAAGCCTTACGATGGCCGGCATCGAGGTTGAGGAAGAAAACAACCCTGCTGAAAATGTAAGTGGGGTTATTGTGGCCCGGGTCGAATCGACTGAAAAACACCCCGACGCAGACAGGTTACAGGTTTGTAAAGTAAACGATGGGGACGAGATCAGAACCGTTGTTTGTGGTGCTCCTAATGTGGCTGCAGGCATGTTGGTTCCTTATGCGCAGATCGGTGCAAGACTCCCAGGGTTTGAAATCAGCAAGCGTAAAATGCGCGGAGTTGTCAGTGAGGGAATGCTTTGTGGGCGCTCGGAGCTGGGCCTTGAAGACCTGGTCGACGGCCTGTGGGAATTGCCCGGGTCGCTCACTCTAGGGGACGATA
This Deltaproteobacteria bacterium DNA region includes the following protein-coding sequences:
- a CDS encoding sigma 54-interacting transcriptional regulator, translated to MPLLVTENKDQRFDLYRSITRIGSAAGADIHLVGENIATDHAHITRDGESYVIASLGRGRTILVNGKKSKKANLADGDTVQIGDVVMKFLTSAIEPSDNASVEEKSTMDAYREIVRFSEMLMHTSTVDELLTKLMDAVIELSAADKGFLILFDNGAPSVQVARNIAQEDLEDALNELSDSILEKVIKERQALIVSDALNDHEFSSSRSVMNLKICSVLCAPLLEDGELMGLIYLGSNQFTNLFDAAILSGVTVFASQASLLIRNALLLKDLRQDNDKLRQTIKAKRFGQIIGASPEMEDIFKKIRKVAPTDISVLITGETGTGKELIAQEIHRHSNRADKPFVVVNSGAIPENLLESELFGHMRGAFTGATANKIGRFQAANGGTLFLDEIGEMPIGLQVKILRALQEKEVTPVGGTKPEQVDIRIVSATNRVLEDEIQNGHFREDLFYRLNVVGLHLPPLRERGDDLMLIARFLLKTIGEEYGLSISEFSPQATVLMKRYNWPGNIRQLDNRIKKAAVMSDG
- a CDS encoding serine/threonine protein kinase, which produces MSSVSVGALLGRYKIESVLGKGGMSVVYRATDPKLQRTVAIKVMHDYLAQNQDAKIRFHREALAVAQLQHPNIIKVLDYAGEEADKLFIVMELVDGYALSAVTADQGKFSPPEFALLIARPIADALQHAHQAGIIHRDLKPENILIGHKGSIKLTDFGIARMVDKQTMTMTGTLLGSPAFMAPEYISGEATDHRADIFSFGAMLYQLTTGVLPFRGDSPAALLHAISKGVCEPAGKLNHTIHSNIARIIHRCMAHNPDERYPTADSLRADIDAVLAQAGIPEGGQLHLKDALKDRAIFSEELNQELPGRYFELGKISLENGHTGTALEHFDRVLSSQPEHPEVRKMMASLEKRHVGKRFLLALASVAVIIASGIFVASRLPSLSPTTLEAPQALNAGDLLTKVEDKVETVKRRSVSFFLEGRGDLLVDGELVADGIFNSFATLVMPGDHTVIFKGPLDSDTKSFTVYEEGPVDPVRLSVKVKSMAAQPAGDLRPALEPISAQAKPSAVPEEPTETRLLTFLTDGGWAHVDLNGERVASNKFGKFELSVPYGSHTLKFTNNDAQPKEMALEVTEELPPNTTPIVIRLKPKDALLYLAGAPNGSLVRIAGRTYPLNSLTRGDPILVPLPRGKGRFTHRLSVENGGEVIFQQAVEFYAGQRKDVAVPDQP
- a CDS encoding translation initiation factor IF-3, giving the protein MARGEQQRSRPPAGPRLNRRIRAREIRVIDPEGNQLGIMPPDLALAKAEDLGLDLVEVSPESRPPVCRIMDYGKFKYAQKKKTSEARKSQASTSVKEVKFRPKIEEHDYVFKVERIKKFLGTGAKAKVTMMFRGREITRQDIARDILRRIAEDVKEVGSIESTPKLEGRNMIMIVAPNKTN
- the rpmI gene encoding 50S ribosomal protein L35 produces the protein MAKIKMKTKRAAAKRYKLTGKGRVKVGRKGKAHLFTGKSRKVLRQKCGTLLLCKADEPMAKSLLPYG
- the rplT gene encoding 50S ribosomal protein L20; translation: MPRTKGGYKTRVRRKRTLKRAKGFFGARRKLYAVARETVDRALAFAFVGRKQKKRVYRALWIQRINAAVRPLELNYSKFMHGLKVGGIELDRRALADLAVNEPKAFAAVVGLAKQNLA
- the pheS gene encoding phenylalanine--tRNA ligase subunit alpha, yielding MELQQELKRIERSAVQKARRAKTNDAVAKLRAETVGKKGALGSMMRSLREIPKEERPEAGQRINKVKTKIEAALIDAVKRLDDARELAELEAGGCDVTLPGRWNYPGAAHPLAQVQEDILDALKSIGFSVADGPLIEHDWYNFEALNMPPDHPARDMQDTFFIAENVVLRTHTSNVQIRTMKKRKPPVRIVAPGMVFRNDDVDPTHSPVFHQIEGLWIDEKATFADLKGVLKQLAIRLFGPDAELRFRPSFFPFTEPSAEVDVMFHSEKRSGWLEILGAGMVDPAVLEAVGYDPDEVQGFAFGLGVERIAMLRWGIDDIRLFYENDLRFLDQFNGR